In Eubalaena glacialis isolate mEubGla1 chromosome 4, mEubGla1.1.hap2.+ XY, whole genome shotgun sequence, one DNA window encodes the following:
- the FAM170A gene encoding protein FAM170A, producing MRGRQKRKHLESEESQETAEKGGGISKSQEDPPQLESPVVAQGRSPGAGEVSSASEYFSCASSPRKLIHGGIRRLHQDTPQPRAPLARVQQQGETAPPPQCVAFSSPSSNKTSLYTNKEERGMKIYYMRVKTIKGVAVSWETEKPLGLLEKRLRIEEVTLPEDVRVGTPRSDVSTRNLLSDSEPTGEEKECEERAEPYSPSGSPAVQERPRAKTPDWLVTMENGFRCMACCRVFPTLEILQQHVRYGVQEGFSCHVFHLTMAQLMGNVESESTTEEEVEEEEKQGEKENEEEQPTGEGLSLRRPWSQRPGCVFHSPKDRNN from the exons ATGAGAGGGCGACAAAAGAGGAAACATCTGGAAAGTGAAGAGTCCCAGGAAACTGCCGAGAAGGGAGGAG GAATCTCGAAGTCACAAGAGGATCCCCCTCAGCTTGAATCCCCTGTGGTGGCCCAAGGCCGCagcccaggggcaggggaggtcTCCTCTGCCTCTGAATACTTCTCCTGTGCTTCTTCTCCACGCAAGCTCATCCACGGTG GAATCCGGAGATTACATCAAGACACTCCTCAGCCTAGAGCACCCCTAGCCCGGGTTCAGCAACAAGGGGAGACCGCTCCCCCACCACAGTGTGTCGCCTTCTCATCCCCTTCATCCAATAAGACCTCTCTGTATACAaacaaagaggaaagaggcaTGAAAATATACTACATGCGGGTTAAAACGATCAAGGGTGTAGCTGTCTCCTGGGAGACAGAGAAACCCTTGGGGTTGCTAGAAAAGCGGCTGAGGATAGAAGAAGTGACCCTTCCTGAGGATGTGCGGGTAGGTACTCCCCGCTCTGATGTGTCCACCAGAAACCTCTTGTCTGACAGTGAGCCCACTGGGGAGGAGAAAGAGTGTGAGGAAAGGGCAGAGCCATACAGCCCATCAGGGTCACCTGCAGTCCAGGAGAGACCCAGGGCCAAGACACCGGACTGGCTGGTGACCATGGAGAATGGCTTCAGGTGCATGGCCTGCTGCCGGGTCTTCCCCACCTTGGAGATCCTCCAGCAGCACGTGCGGTACGGCGTCCAGGAGGGCTTCAGCTGCCATGTCTTTCATCTCACCATGGCCCAGCTGATGGGCAATGTGGAATCCGAGAGCACCAccgaggaggaggtggaggaggaggagaagcaaggagaaaaggagaatgaGGAGGAGCAGCCCACGGGGGAAGGCCTCAGCCTGAGGAGACCGTGGAGCCAACGTCCAGGCTGCGTGTTTCATTCTCCGAAGGACAGGAA CAACTGA